A window of the Carassius carassius chromosome 36, fCarCar2.1, whole genome shotgun sequence genome harbors these coding sequences:
- the LOC132116723 gene encoding odorant receptor 131-2-like translates to MADSNGTIGDASFLHPQVFKLDMDAATSTETAVAVLTSLFFCFVNCVMLFALKSKRIFQETPRYILFGHMLMNDSVLLLVTTIMYTVALCFLPIPKSICTLLVFISYCTFFNTPLTLALMSLERYIAICFPLRHCNIATPKRTGIAIGIIWFLSSINIIADIILALSFNPNYLADIAFCTLEKLFIAKWQIDKSQGFDVLYFVSVAVIIIFTYISIMMAVKSVSSDKDSAKKALKTVLLHLIQLGLCLTSFLYATIERTLYTVIGSGSSLFINLRYLNYLVVLILPRCLSPLIYGMRDEAVWPLFKYFFCYCSGKVKPSVIIH, encoded by the coding sequence ATGGCGGATTCCAATGGCACAATTGGGGATGCGTCTTTCCTTCATCCACAAGTCTTTAAGCTGGATATGGATGCTGCTACCAGCACTGAAACTGCAGTGGCTGTGTTAACAtctcttttcttctgttttgTAAACTGTGTGATGCTCTTTGCTTTAAAAAGCAAGCGCATATTCCAGGAGACGCCTCGCTACATTCTTTTTGGCCACATGCTTATGAATGACTCTGTGCTTTTGCTGGTCACAACTATTATGTACACAGTAGCTCTCTGTTTTCTTCCAATACCAAAATCTATTTGCACTCTGTTAGTCTTTATATCATACTGTACTTTCTTTAACACTCCTCTGACACTAGCACTGATGTCTCTGGAGCGGTACATTGCAATCTGCTTCCCTCTGAGGCACTGCAACATCGCCACACCAAAAAGGACTGGAATCGCCATAGGAATCATCTGGTTTCTTAGTTCTATCAATATTATAGCTGACATTATTCTTGCTTTAAGTTTCAACCCCAATTATTTAGCAGATATTGCATTCTGCACACTAGAGAAATTGTTTATAGCCAAATGGCAGATAGATAAATCTCAAGGATTTGATGTTCTTTATTTCGTGTCTGTTGCAGTGATCATAATTTTCACATACATTAGCATTATGATGGCAGTCAAGTCTGTTTCCTCTGATAAAGATTCCGCTAAGAAAGCCCTCAAAACGGTGCTATTGCACTTGATTCAGCTGGGACTGTGTCTCACCTCTTTCCTGTATGCAACAATAGAGAGAACACTATACACAGTGATTGGAAGCGGCTCTTCACTCTTCATAAATCTGAGATATTTAAATTATCTTGTTGTTCTTATTCTGCCACGCTGCCTGAGTCCTCTGATCTATGGTATGAGAGATGAAGCTGTGTGGcccttatttaaatattttttctgctATTGTTCAGGCAAAGTAAAGCCCTCTGTTATCATACATTAA
- the LOC132116724 gene encoding odorant receptor 131-2-like: MAGFNGTIGDVSFIYQQFFNLEMDAGLSTKTAVAVLMSLFFCFVNCVMLFALKSKRIFQETPRYILFGHMLMNDTVLLLVTTIMYVVALCFLPIPKSICTLLVFISYCTFRNAPLTLALMSLERYIAICFPLRHCNIATPKRTGIAIGIIWFLSSINIITDIILVLTVNPDYLAGIIFCTLEKLFLFRWQLDKYQAFDVLYFVSVAVIIIFTYISIMITARSVSSDKDSAKKALKTVLLHLIQLGLCLTSFLYTIIERTLYMMTGSNSSLFINLRYLNFFIILILPRCLSPLIYGMRDESLWPLFKYFFCNRSGRVKPSVNVH; this comes from the coding sequence ATGGCGGGGTTCAATGGCACAATTGGGGATGTGTCTTTCATTTATCAGCAATTCTTTAATCTAGAAATGGATGCTGGGCTCAGTACTAAAACTGCAGTGGCTGTGTTAATGtctcttttcttctgttttgTAAACTGTGTGATGCTCTTTGCTCTAAAAAGCAAGCGCATATTCCAGGAGACGCCGCGCTACATTCTTTTTGGCCACATGCTTATGAATGACACTGTGCTTTTGCTGGTCACTACCATAATGTATGTAGTGGCTCTCTGTTTTCTTCCAATACCTAAGTCCATCTGCACTCTGTTAGTCTTTATCTCCTACTGCACTTTCCGTAACGCTCCTCTGACACTAGCACTGATGTCTCTGGAGCGGTACATTGCAATCTGCTTCCCTCTGAGGCACTGCAACATCGCCACACCAAAAAGGACTGGAATCGCCATAGGAATCATCTGGTTTCTTAGTTCTATCAATATTATAACAGACATTATTTTAGTTCTAACTGTCAACCCTGATTATTTAGCTGGCATTATATTTTGCACACtagaaaaattgtttttattcagATGGCAGCTGGATAAATATCAAGCATTTGATGTTCTTTATTTCGTGTCTGTTGCAGTGATCATAATTTTCACATACATTAGCATTATGATCACAGCCAGGTCTGTTTCCTCTGATAAAGATTCTGCTAAGAAAGCCCTCAAAACGGTGCTCTTGCACTTAATTCAGCTGGGACTGTGTCTCACCTCTTTCCTGTATACTATAATAGAAAGAACTCTATACATGATGACTGGAAGCAACTCTTCTCTTTTCATAAATCTGAGATatctaaatttttttattattcttatccTACCACGTTGCCTGAGTCCTCTGATCTATGGTATGAGAGATGAATCCTTGTGGCCCTTGTTCAAATATTTTTTCTGCAATCGTTCAGGAAGAGTAAAGCCTTCTGTTAATGTACATTAA